One part of the Leclercia sp. LSNIH1 genome encodes these proteins:
- a CDS encoding DUF554 domain-containing protein — protein MVIGPFINAGAVLLGGVLGAMLSQRLPERIRSSMPSIFGLASLGIGILLVIKCANLPVMVLATLLGALIGEFCYLEKGINSAVGKAKNLLSRGKQKGGGHDAFIQNYVAIIILFCASGTGIFGSMQEGMTGDPSILIAKAFLDFFTATIFATTLGIAVAAISVPMLLIQLVLATCATLLLPLTTPAMMADFTAVGGLLLLATGLRICGIKMFAVVNMLPALAIAMPLSALWTAFFA, from the coding sequence GTGGTTATTGGACCATTTATTAATGCCGGAGCCGTGCTGCTCGGTGGTGTACTGGGTGCCATGCTCAGCCAGCGATTACCGGAGCGTATCCGCTCCTCCATGCCCTCAATCTTCGGTCTGGCGTCGTTAGGCATTGGCATTTTGCTGGTCATCAAATGCGCCAACCTGCCGGTAATGGTGCTGGCGACCCTGCTTGGGGCACTGATTGGCGAGTTTTGTTATCTGGAAAAGGGTATTAATAGCGCCGTCGGCAAAGCGAAAAATTTACTCTCACGGGGTAAACAGAAAGGCGGTGGCCACGACGCATTTATCCAGAACTACGTCGCCATCATTATTCTCTTCTGCGCCAGCGGCACGGGGATATTTGGCTCAATGCAGGAAGGGATGACCGGCGATCCCAGTATCCTCATCGCCAAAGCCTTTCTCGATTTCTTTACCGCCACAATCTTTGCAACCACGCTGGGGATTGCCGTCGCCGCGATCTCTGTGCCCATGCTGCTTATCCAGCTCGTGCTTGCAACCTGCGCCACGCTGCTGCTACCGCTAACCACTCCGGCGATGATGGCTGACTTTACCGCCGTGGGCGGCCTGCTGCTGCTGGCGACGGGGCTGCGGATCTGCGGTATCAAGATGTTTGCAGTGGTGAATATGCTGCCTGCGCTGGCAATCGCCATGCCGCTCTCTGCCCTGTGGACAGCGTTTTTTGCCTGA
- a CDS encoding nucleoside permease: MNLKLQLKILSFLQFCLWGSWLTTLGSYMFVTLKFDGASIGAVYSSLGIAAVFMPTLLGIVADKWISAKWLYAFCHLVGAATLFMAAGVTTPGAMFVVILLNSLAYMPTLGLVNTISYYRLKTAGLDIVTDFPPIRIWGTIGFIMAMWAVSFSGFELSHMQLYIGAALSIVLVLFTLTLPHIPVSNQQTNQSWSSMLGLDAFALFKNKRMAIFFIFSMLLGAELQITNMFGNTFLHSFDNDPMFSGSFIVEHASVMMSISQISETLFILTIPFFLSRYGIKNVMMISIFAWMLRFGLFAYGDPSAFGTVLLVLSMIVYGCAFDFFNISGSVFVEKEVRPEIRASAQGMFLMMTNGFGCILGGVVSGKVVEMYTTNGITDWQPVWLIFAGYSLVLAFAFMVLFKYKHVRTPTGVQTVAH; this comes from the coding sequence ATGAACCTTAAGCTGCAGCTTAAAATCTTGTCGTTTCTGCAGTTCTGTCTGTGGGGGAGCTGGCTAACCACGCTCGGCTCCTACATGTTTGTCACCCTGAAATTCGATGGTGCTTCCATCGGCGCGGTCTATAGCTCGCTGGGCATTGCCGCGGTATTTATGCCGACCCTGCTCGGGATCGTGGCGGACAAATGGATCAGCGCGAAATGGCTTTACGCCTTCTGCCACCTGGTGGGGGCGGCCACGCTGTTTATGGCCGCGGGGGTAACCACGCCGGGGGCGATGTTTGTGGTGATCCTGCTTAACTCGCTGGCCTATATGCCAACGCTTGGGCTTGTGAACACCATCTCCTACTATCGCCTGAAAACGGCGGGTCTGGACATCGTGACCGACTTCCCGCCGATCCGTATCTGGGGCACCATCGGCTTTATCATGGCGATGTGGGCGGTGAGCTTCTCCGGCTTTGAGCTGAGCCATATGCAGCTCTATATCGGCGCGGCGCTCTCCATCGTGCTGGTGCTGTTCACCCTGACCCTGCCCCACATTCCGGTCTCTAACCAGCAGACAAACCAGAGCTGGAGCTCCATGCTTGGCCTGGACGCGTTCGCGCTGTTTAAAAACAAACGCATGGCGATCTTCTTCATCTTCTCCATGCTGCTGGGCGCGGAGCTGCAGATCACTAACATGTTCGGCAACACCTTCCTGCACAGCTTCGATAACGACCCGATGTTCTCCGGGAGCTTTATCGTTGAACATGCCTCGGTGATGATGTCCATTTCGCAGATCTCCGAAACGCTGTTCATTCTGACCATCCCGTTCTTCCTGAGCCGCTACGGCATCAAGAACGTCATGATGATCAGTATCTTCGCGTGGATGCTGCGCTTCGGTCTGTTCGCCTACGGCGACCCGTCAGCCTTCGGTACCGTGCTGCTGGTGCTGTCGATGATTGTCTACGGCTGTGCGTTCGACTTCTTCAACATCTCCGGTTCCGTCTTTGTGGAGAAAGAGGTACGTCCGGAAATTCGCGCCAGCGCCCAGGGCATGTTCCTGATGATGACCAACGGCTTCGGCTGTATTCTCGGCGGCGTGGTGAGCGGTAAGGTTGTGGAGATGTATACCACCAACGGTATTACCGACTGGCAGCCGGTATGGCTGATCTTTGCAGGCTACTCGCTGGTACTGGCCTTCGCGTTCATGGTGCTGTTCAAGTACAAACATGTTCGTACCCCAACAGGTGTGCAGACCGTCGCACATTAA
- a CDS encoding ornithine decarboxylase, whose amino-acid sequence MKSMKIAVSRELASALSTHREVVTLDNTDFTDVAAVVITVAESHSGILALLKRTGFHLPVYLFSPEPVDAPAGVDAVIDGKAQEWLELEAAACRYEENLLPPFFDTLSQYVAMDNSTFACPGHQHGAFFKKHPAGRQFFDFFGENLFRADMCNADVKLGDLLIHEGSAKHAQKFAAKVFNADKTYFVLNGTSAANKVVTNALLTRGDLVLFDRNNHKSNHHGALIQAGATPVYLEAARNPFGFIGGIDDRCFDEAYLRELIRDVAPEKALEARPFRLAVIQLGTYDGTIYNARQVIDKIGQLCDYILFDSAWVGYEQFIPMMADSSPLLLELNENDPGIFVTQSVHKQQAGFSQTSQIHKKDNHIRGQARFCPHKRLNNAFMLHASTSPFYPLFAALDVNAKIHEGESGRRLWAECVEMGIEARKAIIANCKMIKPFIPPVVAGRPWQDHPTHAIASELRFFSFEPGAKWHGFEGYAEEQYFVDPCKLLLTTPGIDAESGEYTDFGIPATILAHYLREKGIVPEKCDLNSILFLLTPAESTEKMAQLVAMLGQFEQHIEDDTPLADVLPTIWNKYPVRYRDYTLRQLCQEMHDLYVSFDVKDLQKAMFRKESLPTVAMNPQDANQAFIRGDVELVRISEAEGRIAAEGALPYPPGVLCVVPGELWGGAVQRYFLALEEGVNLLPGFSPELQGVYSEKDADGIKRLYGYVLK is encoded by the coding sequence ATGAAATCAATGAAAATTGCCGTCAGCCGTGAGCTGGCCTCCGCCTTATCCACGCACCGGGAAGTGGTGACGCTGGATAACACCGATTTTACGGATGTGGCGGCAGTCGTCATTACCGTCGCTGAAAGCCACAGCGGCATCCTCGCATTACTGAAACGCACCGGTTTTCATTTACCTGTTTATCTGTTCTCACCAGAGCCGGTAGACGCGCCTGCGGGTGTCGATGCGGTAATCGACGGTAAGGCACAGGAGTGGCTTGAGCTGGAAGCGGCGGCCTGTCGCTATGAAGAGAATCTGTTGCCGCCGTTTTTCGACACCCTTAGTCAGTATGTAGCAATGGATAACAGCACCTTTGCCTGTCCGGGGCACCAGCACGGCGCATTCTTTAAGAAGCATCCCGCCGGCCGCCAGTTTTTCGATTTCTTTGGCGAGAACCTCTTTCGTGCCGATATGTGCAACGCCGACGTCAAGCTCGGCGATCTACTGATCCATGAAGGGTCTGCCAAACATGCGCAAAAGTTTGCGGCGAAAGTATTCAATGCCGACAAAACCTATTTCGTTCTTAATGGCACCTCAGCCGCCAACAAGGTGGTGACTAACGCGCTGCTGACCCGTGGCGATCTGGTGCTGTTTGACCGCAATAACCATAAGTCCAACCATCATGGGGCGCTGATCCAGGCGGGTGCCACGCCGGTTTACCTCGAAGCGGCGCGCAACCCCTTTGGCTTTATTGGCGGCATCGACGATCGCTGTTTTGACGAGGCGTACCTGCGGGAGTTGATCCGTGATGTTGCTCCGGAGAAAGCTCTGGAAGCCCGTCCGTTCCGCCTGGCGGTGATCCAGCTCGGCACCTATGACGGCACCATCTATAACGCCCGTCAGGTGATCGATAAAATCGGCCAGCTGTGCGACTACATCCTCTTCGACTCGGCGTGGGTAGGCTACGAGCAGTTTATCCCGATGATGGCCGACAGCTCGCCGCTGCTGCTGGAGCTAAACGAGAACGATCCGGGGATCTTTGTCACTCAGTCGGTGCACAAACAGCAGGCCGGGTTCTCCCAGACCTCGCAGATCCACAAAAAGGATAACCATATCCGCGGTCAGGCGCGTTTCTGCCCGCATAAGCGCCTGAATAATGCCTTTATGCTGCATGCGTCCACCAGCCCGTTCTATCCGCTGTTTGCGGCCCTTGACGTGAACGCCAAAATCCACGAAGGGGAGAGCGGGCGTCGGCTGTGGGCCGAATGCGTTGAGATGGGCATCGAAGCGCGCAAGGCGATTATCGCCAACTGTAAAATGATTAAGCCGTTTATCCCGCCGGTGGTGGCCGGGCGTCCGTGGCAGGATCATCCTACCCATGCGATTGCCAGCGAGCTGCGTTTCTTCAGCTTTGAACCGGGGGCGAAATGGCACGGCTTTGAGGGGTATGCCGAAGAGCAGTACTTTGTCGACCCGTGCAAGCTGCTGCTGACCACGCCGGGCATCGATGCTGAAAGCGGGGAGTACACCGACTTTGGCATCCCGGCGACCATTCTGGCGCACTACTTGCGCGAGAAAGGCATTGTCCCGGAGAAGTGCGATCTCAACTCCATTCTCTTCCTGCTGACCCCGGCGGAGAGCACCGAGAAGATGGCGCAACTGGTGGCGATGCTGGGCCAGTTTGAGCAGCACATTGAAGATGACACCCCGCTGGCGGATGTCCTGCCGACCATCTGGAACAAATATCCGGTCCGCTACCGCGACTACACGCTGCGTCAGCTTTGCCAGGAGATGCACGATCTGTATGTCAGCTTTGACGTGAAGGATCTGCAAAAGGCGATGTTCCGCAAAGAGAGCCTGCCCACCGTGGCGATGAATCCGCAGGATGCTAACCAGGCCTTTATTCGCGGTGACGTCGAGCTGGTGCGCATCAGCGAAGCCGAAGGGCGTATCGCGGCGGAAGGGGCGTTGCCATACCCGCCAGGGGTGCTGTGTGTGGTGCCGGGCGAACTGTGGGGTGGAGCGGTGCAGCGTTACTTCCTGGCGCTGGAAGAGGGCGTCAACCTGTTACCCGGTTTTTCTCCGGAACTGCAGGGCGTTTACAGCGAAAAGGATGCGGACGGGATCAAGCGTTTGTACGGGTATGTTCTGAAGTAA